One genomic window of Cyprinus carpio isolate SPL01 chromosome A23, ASM1834038v1, whole genome shotgun sequence includes the following:
- the LOC109092221 gene encoding early growth response protein 1-B-like yields MLNTVDFSALDLLCAQSLPLEGQSAVQNQPDAACGLLKPKAEPLDAGFPDCSNDGFPPSPLTYTGSFYTETGPCSADALLNILTEIVGISDNFSGNSRGSALSRQESLLSTGSSLGSPESLCNDSSDEFADVNSCPAIKSEFGSSCNGGDLFDCFTSHEPSDLDDIIDLLSPLGPETDSVLDTWIKQEPLEQASALNFMPNFQIPVTAHENSLYRTISYPCATTALLDSLLSTNTRSAKPRARKGAAREKPFSCPVENCERRFSRSDELNRHVRIHTGHKPFQCRVCLRCFSRSDHLTTHMRTHTGEKPFSCDVCGRRFARSDERKRHGRVHLKQRERMQQKTELLAAACAFSLPGLV; encoded by the exons ATGCTGAACACCGTGGACTTCAGCGCTTTGGATCTGCTTTGCGCTCAAAGCCTTCCTTTGGAGGGACAATCCGCCGTTCAGAATCAACCTGATGCTG CTTGCGGTTTGTTAAAGCCTAAAGCGGAGCCGCTGGATGCCGGTTTCCCCGATTGCTCCAACGATGGCTTTCCGCCGTCGCCGCTCACCTACACCGGCAGCTTCTACACGGAGACCGGGCCGTGCAGCGCGGACGCGCTTCTCAACATCCTCACGGAGATCGTCGGCATCTCCGACAACTTCTCCGGAAACTCTCGCGGAAGCGCGCTGTCGCGGCAGGAGTCGCTGTTATCCACCGGGAGCTCGCTGGGCTCGCCGGAGTCGCTGTGCAACGACTCGTCGGACGAATTCGCGGATGTGAACTCCTGCCCGGCGATCAAGAGCGAGTTTGGCAGCAGCTGCAATGGTGGCGATCTGTTCGATTGCTTCACTTCTCACGAGCCTTCAGACCTGGATGACATCATTGACCTGCTCTCTCCGTTGGGTCCCGAGACCGACTCGGTTTTGGACACGTGGATCAAGCAAGAGCCGCTGGAACAAGCGAGCGCGCTGAACTTCATGCCCAACTTCCAGATTCCCGTCACGGCGCATGAAAACAGCCTCTACAGGACCATCTCGTACCCGTGCGCCACGACCGCGCTCCTGGACTCGCTGCTCTCCACCAACACGCGCAGCGCTAAACCGCGCGCCAGGAAAGGCGCGGCCCGCGAGAAGCCCTTTTCCTGCCCGGTTGAGAACTGCGAGCGCCGCTTCTCGCGCTCCGACGAACTCAACCGCCACGTGCGCATCCACACCGGCCACAAGCCCTTCCAGTGCCGCGTGTGCCTGCGCTGCTTCAGCCGCAGCGACCATCTCACCACCCACATGCGCACGCACACCGGCGAGAAGCCGTTCTCCTGCGACGTGTGCGGGCGTCGCTTCGCGCGCAGCGACGAGAGGAAGCGGCACGGACGCGTGCATCTCAAGCAGCGCGAGAGGATGCAGCAGAAGACGGAGCTCCTGGCCGCTGCGTGCGCGTTTTCCCTGCCCGGACTCGTGTGA
- the LOC109067481 gene encoding uncharacterized protein LOC109067481, translating to MEYHSSGTLPLLGSPRYCPGTNSASGYLCQTGHCCQDTGCCTYYYELWWFWLLWSVLILFSCCCAYRHRQAKQRVQQQQRQREINLMAYHGACSYPSSMFDLSFLTSLKLPSYEEVAAQPSTPPPPYSSVAYPRGSAHPGPSHMLSSQSSDNYTSCSCDSCCLSSPCSSFPSSAQLTDETDTSHASTPSLSEPGHAHSVVMHTECVPIQPLNEGGQSPTRSTVDVKEAEHPSSAPLAYNGSTIPVKNTTSSTDNIIEIVDASQTISTNNICDADSANSKNITSLCHPTSPTSSSSLQLFSMSDPLAVRPVQQNNAAQKEEPVQAPPPQSPPRTALFSPGDEPERRDSAVSDLDMDQMHFQQRRLTGDSGIEVCRCRVEPEEEDDDEEEEEGHLPTESAIGMGDALHDSLDCSARAKPDGGAKEAWPVSSVSPPTDAVVIAMETECDIKSTQVL from the exons TGCCAGGACACGGGCTGCTGCACCTACTACTATGAGCTGTGGT ggtttTGGCTGCTGTGGAGCGTGCTCATCCTGTTCAGCTGCTGCTGCGCGTATCGACACCGTCAGGCGAAGCAGCGcgtccagcagcagcagagacagAGGGAGATCAACCTCATGGCTTATCACGGAGCCTGCAGTTACCCGTCCTCCATGTTCGACCTCA GTTTCCTCACCTCACTTAAACTGCCGTCCTATGAGGAAGTAGCAGCCCAACCCAGCACCCCGCCCCCTCCCTACAGCTCTGTCGCCTACCCAAGAGGCTCCGCCCACCCTGGCCCGAGTCACATGTTGTCATCGCAGAGCTCTGACAACTACACCAGCTGCTCCTGCGactcctgctgtctgtcatcgCCCTGTAGCTCCTTCCCCTCTTCGGCTCAACTCACAGACGAAACTGATACTAGCCACGCCTCCACGCCCTCCCTCAGTGAGCCTGGCCACGCCCACTCAGTGGTCATGCACACCGAGTGCGTTCCAATACAGCCACTCAATGAAGGTGGCCAATCGCCAACACGAAGCACAGTCGACGTCAAGGAGGCGGAGCATCCCAGCTCCGCCCCTCTGGCTTACAATGGCAGCACCATACCAGTGAAGAACACCACTAGTAGCACAGATAACATTATTGAAATAGTAGACGCATCCCAAACTATTAGTACTAACAATATCTGTGATGCAGACAGCGCTAATTCAAAGAATATCACCAGCCTTTGTCATCCGACTTCACCAACCTCCTCATCATCTCTCCAACTCTTCTCCATGTCTGACCCACTTGCCGTTCGTCCCGTGCAGCAGAATAACGCAGCTCAGAAGGAGGAGCCTGTACAGGCCCCGCCCCCTCAGTCTCCACCCAGAACCGCTCTCTTTTCTCCCGGTGATGAACCAGAGCGCCGTGATTCCGCCGTGAGCGATCTGGACATGGACCAAATGCACTTCCAGCAGCGACGGCTGACCGGCGACTCCGGCATCGAGGTCTGCCGCTGCCGTGTAGAACCtgaagaagaggatgatgatgaggaagaagaagaaggacaCTTACCGACAGAGTCAGCCATTGGAATGGGTGACGCCCTTCACGATAGTCTGGATTGTTCCGCCAGAGCCAAACCGGATGGGGGCGCAAAAGAGGCGTGGCCTGTCTCCTCAGTGTCTCCGCCCACTGATGCGGTCGTCATCGCCATGGAAACTGAGTGTGACATTAAGAGCACACAGGTCTTGTGA